The nucleotide sequence ATATTTTCCTCGTCCTGACCGCCTTCCTCCACATCCTCCGTTAATTTCGTCTTCGTCTTGGCTTCCATTTGTGCCTGTATCTCCTCCTGTGTTAGGCCAAGGTCGACTTTTTCTAGTTCAGGATCTGTGAAGACGAAATAAAACGCGAGATATAGACAAGGTAGAGATTATTGAGCAAAgtttgaaataactaaatacaaatatatttttttgtatgtgCTTTCACATTCTAAACAACACTTCAATTTGGGATCAGAAGGACATTATTTGGCAATTCTAATCCCAAGAAAACACTTCAGGAGGGTCAagaacaaaaaagaaaaactttCTTGCCATTTTGACCCACTTATTTTGGCACAAGCTAATTTTGGCACACATACCGGTGTGTATCTTGGGAAGTTGGGACCCCTGACACTGAAGCCAGCACACGAGAAAAACTGACATGCCACATACCTGTGAAAGTGAATTCTGGGAATTTGGTCATATCTTTTCCAGTAGCTCCGTACTGTTTTTCTATTTTCAACAAATCAGacttcatctgttgttcaaatTCTGGAGTCACCTCCACTAATTTGCCGCCAGCTGCCCTGGAAATCAGAATATTGCAACATTTTGAGAGTTTGGTCATTAAGAATTATCACTTTTACCAGGAAATGAATATCTTTTAAACTCAGCTGATGCTTTTCAATAGACAATTTCAAACACCTTGATCGATGTCTTCGGGGTTCCCTGAAGTTTAGCTTGTCTGCAACACGAGGTAGGCAATTAGGGTGGCCAGCAAACTGAGGAAGGGTTTACAAA is from Lineus longissimus chromosome 18, tnLinLong1.2, whole genome shotgun sequence and encodes:
- the LOC135502559 gene encoding ATP synthase-coupling factor 6, mitochondrial-like produces the protein MLTQVVVGSLRSAARRCVATTLRRNIGMSAVVYQKVNMDPIQKAFVDKIHAYATKSKAAGGKLVEVTPEFEQQMKSDLLKIEKQYGATGKDMTKFPEFTFTDPELEKVDLGLTQEEIQAQMEAKTKTKLTEDVEEGGQDEENIPYFDKY